The following proteins come from a genomic window of Halorussus halophilus:
- a CDS encoding DUF7525 family protein — MAEHQSVGTDKGIGLASLFTLLAGVGAAAMFLAPGEEIAAWGFAGAVAAGVFAVAAVHLFWK; from the coding sequence ATGGCCGAACATCAGTCTGTTGGAACGGACAAGGGTATCGGACTCGCCTCGCTGTTCACGCTGTTGGCTGGCGTGGGCGCGGCGGCAATGTTCCTCGCACCGGGGGAAGAAATCGCCGCGTGGGGCTTCGCGGGCGCAGTCGCTGCGGGCGTCTTCGCAGTCGCGGCAGTGCACCTCTTCTGGAAGTAG
- a CDS encoding DUF7344 domain-containing protein, whose translation MAEIRSQTTTGGSDAARPSRETLFDLLGNARRRRVLRHLLEEPTITLTDLSARIAAWENDTPVADLSSRQRKQVYSSLYQTHVPRLSDNDVVEYDSTDRVVRLTSDPDRLNRLLFDDDSDATETTHRWSRYFFWTATVGSAAIGGNWLGTIPTGGVTTEGLYGLLTVTFMMLSVSFVMAVEGPRILRFLD comes from the coding sequence ATGGCAGAGATTCGTTCCCAAACGACTACTGGTGGGTCAGACGCCGCGCGGCCGTCGAGAGAGACTCTCTTCGACTTGCTGGGCAACGCCCGACGGCGTCGCGTCCTCCGACACCTTCTCGAAGAACCGACCATTACCCTCACGGACCTGAGCGCACGCATCGCCGCGTGGGAAAACGATACGCCCGTCGCGGACCTCTCTTCGCGACAACGAAAGCAGGTGTACTCCTCGCTGTATCAGACGCACGTCCCGCGACTGAGCGACAACGACGTCGTGGAGTACGACTCGACGGACCGCGTAGTACGTCTCACGAGCGACCCCGACCGACTGAATCGACTGCTGTTCGACGACGACTCGGACGCGACCGAGACGACCCATCGGTGGAGTCGATACTTCTTCTGGACTGCGACGGTGGGCAGTGCGGCTATCGGCGGCAACTGGCTCGGCACTATTCCGACCGGCGGCGTGACGACGGAGGGTCTCTACGGGCTACTGACTGTAACGTTCATGATGCTCAGCGTCTCGTTCGTGATGGCCGTGGAAGGCCCGCGAATACTGCGGTTTCTCGACTGA
- a CDS encoding multiprotein bridging factor aMBF1: MVQCEMCGAETGSPKTIKVEGAELDVCDNCADFGTEVKTQESSSTSTKYSTSSSSSSSQSSGSSASSSSSSSSSRSRRSDMFDDMDEIAQDYDDRVRNARESAGLSQEELANELNEKASLIRKIERGDILPSDDVQRKLESELDISLTMGGSSDDEEWNGGSSTDGTTLGDVVKRKD, from the coding sequence ATGGTTCAGTGTGAGATGTGCGGTGCCGAGACGGGTTCCCCGAAGACCATCAAGGTCGAAGGAGCCGAGTTGGACGTGTGTGACAACTGTGCCGACTTCGGGACCGAGGTCAAGACCCAGGAGTCGAGTTCGACTTCCACGAAGTACTCGACTTCGTCGTCCTCGTCGTCGAGTCAGTCGTCGGGGTCGTCCGCATCGTCATCTTCGTCCAGTTCCTCGTCGCGCTCGCGGCGGTCGGACATGTTCGACGACATGGACGAAATCGCCCAAGACTACGACGACCGGGTCCGCAACGCCCGCGAGAGCGCGGGGTTGAGTCAGGAAGAACTCGCCAACGAACTCAACGAGAAGGCGAGTCTCATCCGCAAGATAGAGCGCGGCGACATCCTGCCGAGCGACGACGTACAGCGGAAACTCGAAAGCGAACTCGACATCTCGCTGACGATGGGTGGTTCCTCGGACGACGAGGAGTGGAACGGCGGTAGTTCCACGGATGGAACGACCCTCGGCGACGTGGTAAAACGCAAGGACTGA
- a CDS encoding CDP-alcohol phosphatidyltransferase family protein, with product MTLDQLRPVADRALEPFVSLSTRLGLTPDAVSVVAFVLAGGAGGAFYLNTPVGYLAGALLVFLNGWLDLLDGALARELGTDSKAGDLLDHVLDRYADIVVIAGLAAGIGRYALGLAAVTGVLMTSYLGTQAQAVGLDRVYGGLLGRADRLALIGVTGVLAAVVTTELAGFTVVGWLLVVFAVVGHVTALQRFYYSWRALA from the coding sequence ATGACGCTGGACCAACTGCGCCCGGTCGCAGACAGGGCGCTCGAACCGTTCGTCTCGCTCTCGACGCGACTAGGTCTGACGCCGGACGCCGTGAGCGTCGTCGCGTTCGTCCTCGCGGGCGGCGCTGGCGGTGCGTTCTACCTGAACACGCCCGTCGGCTACCTCGCGGGTGCGCTGCTCGTCTTTCTGAACGGGTGGCTCGACCTGCTTGACGGCGCGCTAGCGCGCGAACTCGGCACGGATTCGAAGGCGGGCGACCTGCTGGACCACGTACTCGACCGCTACGCCGACATCGTCGTCATCGCCGGTCTCGCCGCCGGAATCGGTCGCTACGCGCTCGGATTGGCAGCAGTGACGGGCGTGCTGATGACCTCGTATCTGGGGACGCAGGCGCAAGCGGTCGGACTCGATAGGGTGTACGGCGGTCTGCTCGGGCGCGCCGACAGATTAGCACTCATCGGCGTGACCGGCGTCCTCGCGGCAGTCGTGACGACCGAACTTGCAGGTTTCACCGTCGTCGGGTGGTTGCTCGTCGTCTTCGCCGTCGTCGGCCACGTCACCGCACTCCAGCGGTTCTACTACTCGTGGCGCGCGCTAGCGTGA
- a CDS encoding nitrilase-related carbon-nitrogen hydrolase — MRLALAQMQVESGAVVANRRRAEAAIADAAARGADLVALPEIFNVGYFAFDAYQRAAESIDGETLTAIADCASEHDIGVLAGSVVEDLATTAERTNVETPANEGLANTSVLFDRDGDRLAVYRKHHLFGYDSAEAEMLVPGESLGIAEFEEATVGMTTCYDLRFPELYRDIAEAGANLILVPSAWPYPRVEHWQLLPRTRAVENQLFVCAINGSGDFEDASLLGRSTVYDPWGTTLASTGDDPDLVVTDIDLGRVERVREEFPAWRDRRL, encoded by the coding sequence GTGAGACTCGCACTCGCTCAGATGCAGGTCGAATCTGGCGCGGTCGTCGCGAATCGCAGGCGGGCCGAAGCGGCAATCGCCGACGCGGCCGCGAGGGGCGCAGACCTCGTTGCCCTCCCCGAAATCTTCAACGTCGGCTACTTCGCGTTCGACGCCTACCAACGGGCCGCCGAGTCCATCGACGGCGAGACGCTCACTGCGATTGCTGACTGCGCGAGCGAACACGACATCGGCGTCTTGGCAGGGAGCGTCGTCGAGGATTTGGCGACGACTGCGGAGCGAACGAACGTCGAGACACCCGCGAACGAAGGTCTCGCCAACACCTCGGTGCTGTTCGACCGGGACGGTGACCGACTCGCGGTGTATCGCAAGCACCACCTCTTCGGCTACGACTCTGCGGAGGCCGAGATGCTAGTTCCCGGCGAGAGCCTCGGCATCGCGGAGTTCGAGGAAGCGACCGTCGGGATGACGACTTGCTACGACCTCCGGTTTCCAGAACTCTACCGAGACATCGCCGAGGCTGGCGCGAACCTGATTCTCGTCCCGAGCGCGTGGCCATACCCGCGCGTCGAACACTGGCAGTTGCTCCCCAGAACGAGAGCCGTCGAAAATCAGCTGTTCGTCTGTGCTATCAACGGCTCCGGAGATTTCGAGGACGCCTCGTTGCTCGGCCGCTCGACGGTGTACGACCCGTGGGGGACGACGTTGGCGAGTACCGGCGACGACCCGGATTTGGTCGTGACCGATATCGACCTCGGGCGAGTCGAGCGTGTGCGCGAGGAGTTCCCGGCGTGGCGTGACAGACGGTTGTAA
- a CDS encoding CoxG family protein, producing MTVRVERTFELSVPPAEVWEFIADPERRASTISVVSDYEQTGERTSVWHIKLPIPFLDRTVPVNTEDVERDAPRYVKFVGRSSALRVTGEHEIEPTADGGSRLHNRFVVEGKVPGIERYFKRNLDEELENLEATLREEATLS from the coding sequence ATGACTGTCCGGGTGGAGCGGACGTTCGAGCTTAGCGTGCCGCCAGCAGAAGTGTGGGAGTTCATCGCGGACCCGGAGCGACGAGCTAGTACTATCAGCGTCGTCTCCGACTACGAACAGACGGGCGAACGAACGTCGGTGTGGCACATCAAGCTCCCAATTCCGTTTCTCGACCGGACCGTCCCCGTCAACACGGAGGACGTGGAGCGCGACGCGCCGCGGTACGTGAAGTTCGTCGGCCGCTCTTCGGCACTGCGCGTGACCGGCGAGCACGAAATCGAACCCACGGCGGACGGTGGTTCTCGACTCCACAATCGATTCGTCGTGGAGGGGAAGGTCCCTGGAATCGAGCGCTACTTCAAGCGAAATCTCGACGAAGAACTGGAGAATCTCGAAGCGACGCTTCGCGAGGAGGCGACCCTGTCGTGA
- the hisC gene encoding histidinol-phosphate transaminase — MEPRDLSAHTVYQAGRGIEEVARELGLDPDDLVKLASNENPFGPSPAAVTAIRDAAGSANSYPKASHADLTEKLADRWSVSPKQIWLGNGGDGVLDYLARAMLEPGDTVLVPEPGFAYYGMSARFHHGEVARYGISKARDFALDAETVLSDYEGERIVYLTSPHNPSGGRFSLDAVAEIADETDDQTLVLVDEAYGEFADGESAVSLLETRDDVAVLRTFSKVYGLAGVRLGYGIVPEEWADAYARVNTPFAASEIACRAGLAAMDDDEHAERTVETAAWAREYIYDTLDAQTWESHGNFVLAEVGDGEAVADELQRRGVIVRDCSSFGLPECVRITCGTKEETKRAVAQVNEVLH, encoded by the coding sequence ATGGAACCACGGGACCTCTCCGCGCACACGGTGTATCAGGCCGGACGAGGCATCGAGGAGGTCGCTCGCGAACTCGGGTTGGACCCCGACGACCTCGTGAAACTCGCCTCGAACGAGAACCCATTCGGGCCGAGTCCCGCCGCCGTGACGGCAATTCGTGACGCCGCCGGGTCGGCCAACTCGTATCCGAAGGCGTCCCACGCCGACTTGACCGAGAAACTGGCCGACCGCTGGTCGGTCTCACCTAAACAAATCTGGCTCGGCAACGGCGGCGACGGCGTCCTCGACTACCTCGCTCGCGCGATGCTCGAACCCGGCGACACGGTGCTGGTGCCCGAACCGGGGTTCGCCTACTACGGAATGAGCGCGCGATTCCACCACGGCGAAGTAGCGCGGTACGGCATCTCGAAAGCGCGAGATTTCGCACTCGACGCCGAAACTGTGCTGAGCGACTACGAGGGCGAGCGAATCGTCTACCTCACGAGTCCGCACAACCCCTCCGGCGGTCGCTTCTCGCTCGACGCCGTGGCGGAAATCGCCGACGAGACCGACGACCAGACGCTCGTCCTCGTGGACGAAGCCTACGGCGAGTTCGCCGACGGCGAGAGCGCGGTCTCCCTCCTCGAAACGCGTGACGACGTTGCGGTCCTGCGAACCTTCTCGAAGGTGTACGGCCTCGCGGGGGTCAGACTCGGCTACGGCATCGTTCCCGAAGAGTGGGCCGACGCCTACGCTCGCGTGAACACGCCCTTCGCCGCGAGCGAAATCGCGTGTCGCGCCGGACTCGCCGCGATGGACGACGACGAACACGCAGAGCGGACGGTCGAAACTGCGGCGTGGGCGCGCGAGTACATCTACGATACTCTGGACGCCCAGACGTGGGAGAGCCACGGCAACTTCGTCCTCGCGGAAGTCGGTGACGGCGAAGCGGTCGCCGACGAACTCCAACGCCGCGGCGTCATCGTCCGTGACTGTTCGAGTTTCGGGCTTCCCGAGTGCGTGCGAATCACCTGCGGCACGAAAGAAGAGACGAAACGAGCAGTCGCACAAGTCAACGAGGTGCTACACTGA
- a CDS encoding adenylate kinase family protein — MRVVVTGTPGTGKTSAVKALDTDFEVVHLNDLIRDEDLWEERDTERDSLVADFDAIRERLDGRDGEEDDQNLLVESHLAHNFEADKVVVLRCHPEELERRLTERGENEAKAKENAESEALDVILSEAVAEHGIENVYEIETTDRTPEAVADEIAAVIAGKREPSAGDVEYLDYL, encoded by the coding sequence ATGCGAGTCGTCGTCACCGGCACGCCCGGAACAGGTAAGACGAGCGCGGTCAAAGCACTCGACACCGACTTCGAAGTCGTCCACCTCAACGACCTGATTCGGGACGAGGATTTGTGGGAAGAACGCGACACCGAACGAGACAGTTTGGTCGCGGACTTCGACGCGATTCGTGAGAGATTGGACGGGCGAGACGGCGAGGAGGACGACCAGAACCTGCTCGTGGAGTCGCACCTCGCGCACAACTTCGAAGCTGACAAAGTGGTCGTCCTGCGCTGTCACCCCGAGGAGTTGGAACGCAGGCTGACCGAACGCGGCGAGAACGAGGCGAAAGCCAAAGAAAACGCTGAGAGCGAAGCCCTCGACGTGATTCTCTCGGAAGCAGTCGCCGAACACGGTATCGAGAACGTCTACGAAATCGAGACGACAGACCGCACGCCCGAGGCAGTCGCCGACGAAATCGCGGCCGTAATCGCGGGCAAGCGAGAACCGAGTGCTGGCGACGTAGAGTACCTGGACTACCTATGA
- the tpiA gene encoding triose-phosphate isomerase: MFVLVNLKAYPCDPVEIATAAREVSDASGTDIAVAPQAAHLQRVSETGVETWAQHVSGVEHGSHTGSTLAEAAADAGATGTLLNHSENRLKLADIDAALDAAERADLDTCVCANNPAQIGAVAALAPDSVAVEPPELIGTGTPVSKADPEIVTDAVAAAEAVDDSVDVYCGAGISTGEDLTSASELGAKGVLLASGVAKADDPKAALEDLVAPL; this comes from the coding sequence ATGTTCGTTCTCGTCAACCTGAAAGCGTACCCTTGTGACCCAGTCGAGATTGCAACGGCCGCCCGCGAGGTAAGCGACGCCTCCGGGACAGACATCGCCGTCGCACCGCAGGCCGCCCACCTCCAGCGCGTCTCCGAGACGGGCGTCGAAACGTGGGCACAGCACGTCAGCGGCGTCGAACACGGCAGTCACACCGGTTCGACGCTCGCCGAAGCGGCCGCCGACGCGGGCGCGACCGGCACACTGCTCAACCACTCGGAAAATCGTCTCAAACTCGCCGACATCGACGCCGCACTTGACGCGGCAGAGCGTGCCGACCTCGATACCTGCGTCTGCGCGAACAACCCCGCCCAAATCGGCGCAGTCGCCGCGCTCGCCCCGGACTCCGTGGCCGTCGAACCGCCGGAACTCATCGGCACCGGAACGCCGGTCAGCAAGGCAGACCCAGAAATCGTGACCGACGCCGTCGCGGCCGCCGAAGCAGTGGACGACTCCGTGGACGTGTACTGTGGCGCGGGTATTTCGACGGGCGAAGACCTCACATCCGCCAGCGAACTCGGCGCGAAGGGCGTCCTGCTGGCCAGCGGCGTGGCGAAAGCCGACGACCCGAAGGCGGCGCTCGAAGATTTGGTCGCGCCGTTGTAA
- a CDS encoding helix-turn-helix domain-containing protein, whose amino-acid sequence MTTVAEISVPAEKTALHETFETLPELEIRMEHIVGTEQGEVMPFVWVSGASEDEIERALQADSSAGEVRKVDEEEDAFLYKLAFTNGLHVLAEIVFEKDGTILEVQGHDEAWRLLLRFPDRKDFADAYEMLGEYEFEPELLDIHSLDADSESPHELTDEQYEILQAAHEMGHYDVPRDTTLESVADRLDISRQAASERLRRAHREVIDEYLTSKLEPDPDDEDDG is encoded by the coding sequence ATGACGACGGTCGCGGAAATTTCTGTCCCCGCCGAGAAGACCGCCCTCCACGAGACGTTCGAGACACTTCCCGAATTGGAGATTCGAATGGAACACATCGTCGGCACGGAACAAGGCGAGGTGATGCCGTTCGTCTGGGTTTCAGGCGCGTCGGAAGACGAGATAGAGCGCGCCTTGCAGGCCGACTCCTCTGCGGGGGAGGTGCGAAAAGTAGACGAAGAGGAAGATGCCTTCCTCTACAAGTTGGCCTTCACCAACGGACTCCACGTTCTCGCCGAAATCGTCTTCGAGAAGGACGGGACCATCCTCGAAGTGCAAGGACACGACGAGGCGTGGCGGTTACTGCTCAGATTCCCGGACCGAAAGGACTTCGCTGATGCCTACGAGATGCTTGGGGAGTACGAGTTCGAACCAGAACTGCTCGACATTCACAGTCTCGACGCCGACTCGGAGAGCCCCCACGAACTCACCGACGAACAGTACGAGATTCTCCAAGCGGCCCACGAGATGGGCCACTACGACGTGCCCCGCGACACGACCTTAGAGTCGGTCGCCGACAGACTCGACATCTCTCGACAGGCCGCTTCTGAGCGACTGCGCCGCGCCCACCGCGAGGTCATCGACGAGTATCTGACGAGCAAGCTAGAACCGGACCCCGACGACGAAGACGACGGATAA
- a CDS encoding DUF7123 family protein yields MTDYSDEERRIVAYLSESVSRGERYFRAKNIAKQLGLSAKQVGVRLPKLAEKTDEVDIEKWGRAKSTTWKVTPS; encoded by the coding sequence ATGACTGACTACTCCGACGAGGAACGGCGCATCGTCGCGTACCTCAGTGAAAGCGTCTCCCGCGGCGAGCGCTACTTCCGTGCCAAGAACATCGCCAAACAGCTCGGGTTGTCCGCGAAACAGGTGGGCGTGCGACTCCCGAAGCTCGCGGAGAAGACCGACGAGGTCGATATCGAGAAGTGGGGCCGGGCGAAGTCCACGACTTGGAAGGTAACGCCTAGCTAG